One segment of Dama dama isolate Ldn47 chromosome 15, ASM3311817v1, whole genome shotgun sequence DNA contains the following:
- the RAB11FIP2 gene encoding rab11 family-interacting protein 2 isoform X2 — protein sequence MMLSEQAQKWFPTHVQVTVLQAKDLKPKGKSGTNDTYTIIQLGKEKYSTSVAEKTLEPVWKEEASFELPGLLMQGNPEKYILFLIVMHRSLVGLDKFLGQVAINLNDIFEDKQRRKTEWFRLESKQGKRAKNRGEIKVNIQFMRNNMTASMFDLSMKDKTRSPFAKLKDKMKGRKNDGTFSDTSSAIIPSSHVPDANTEFSSSEIQMKSKPKKPFLLGPQRLSSAHSMSDLTGAHVCSEKLKSATVAQTHLLGRQIDSFGAVPESGSLKSPHRRTLSFDTSKMNQPDSSVDEGESSFGRQNDPFTNVTASLPQKFATLPRKKNPFEESSESWDSSVNLFSKSIEVRKENKREKREKVSLFERVTGKKDRRSDKLNNGGADSPCELKSPNAFSERRQDYFDYESTNPFTTKFRASNIILSSRVFGTPVTDVCEKAEQSEG from the exons atgatgcTCTCCGAGCAAGCCCAAAAGTGGTTTCCGACCCATGTGCAGGTCACCGTGCTCCAAGCCAAAGATCTTAAGCCAAAAGGCAAAAGTGGCACCAATGACACATACACTATAATTCAGCTGGGAAAGGAAAAGTACTCCACCTCTGTAGCTGAGAAAACCCTTGAGCCAGTCTGGAAGGAAGAGGCCTCTTTTGAGCTACCTGggctgctaatgcaggggaatcCAGAGAAATACATCCTTTTCCTCATAGTTATGCACAGGTCCCTGGTGGGTCTGGATAAGTTTTTAGGGCAGGTGGCCATCAATCTCAATGACATCTTTGAGGAcaaacaaagaaggaaaacaga gTGGTTTAGATTAGAATCCAAACAAGGAAAAAGAGCCAAAAACAGGGGTGAGATAAAGGTCAATATTCAATTTATGAGGAACAATATGACAGCAAGTATGTTTGACTTATCAATGAAGGACAAAACAAGATCTCCTtttgcaaaattaaaagataagatGAAAGGTAGAAAAAATGATGGGACATTTTCTGATACATCTTCTGCAATCATTCCAAGTTCTCACGTGCCTGATGCCAATACTGAATTTTCAAGTAGTGAAATACAGATGAAATCTAAACCAAAAAAGCCTTTCCTTTTGGGTCCTCAGCGACTCTCTTCAGCACATTCAATGTCTGATTTAACTGGGGCCCACGTATGCTCGGAGAAGCTGAAATCTGCCACTGTTGCTCAAACGCATCTTCTTGGCCGCCAGATAGATTCCTTTGGAGCAGTTCCGGAAAGTG GAAGTCTCAAATCTCCACACAGAAGAACATTAAGCTTTGATACTTCTAAAATGAACCAACCTGACAGCAGTGTGGATGAAGGTGAATCGTCTTTCGGAAGACAAAATGACCCATTTACAAATGTGACTGCTTCATTACCCCAAAAATTTGCAACACTGCCAAGGAAGAAAAATCCGTTTGAAGAAAGCAGTGAATCATGGGACAGCAGcgtgaatttattttcaaaatcaattgaagtaagaaaagaaaacaagagagaaaaaagggagaaagtcAGCCTCTTTGAAAGAGTGACTGGAAAAAAAGATAGAAGATCTGATAAACTTAACAACGGGGGAGCTGATAGCCCTTGTGAGTTGAAATCACCTAATGCATTTAGTGAACGTCGGCAGGACTATTTTGATTATGAGTCAACCAATCCGTTTACAACAAAATTCAGGGCTTCAAATATAATCCTATCTTCAAG AGTCTTCGGGACTCCTGTGACTGATGTCTGTGAGAAAGCTGAACAAAGTGAAGGGTGA